A genomic segment from Vicia villosa cultivar HV-30 ecotype Madison, WI unplaced genomic scaffold, Vvil1.0 ctg.000339F_1_1, whole genome shotgun sequence encodes:
- the LOC131626948 gene encoding heavy metal-associated isoprenylated plant protein 21-like, translating into MGALYYLISNFCTSPNTKTKRKPMQTVEIKVKMDCDGCERRVRNAVATMKGVKSVEINRKQSKVTVNGFVDPNKVLKRIKDTGKKRAEFWPYVPQHVVTFPHLTGIYDKRAPAGYVKNAQTFPASIDTEEKLMSYFSEDNVNSCSIM; encoded by the exons ATGGGTGCACTTTACTACTTGATCTCAAACTTTTGCACTTCTCCAAACACAAAAACCAAACGCAAACCAATGCAG ACTGTTGAGATCAAAGTGAAAATGGATTGTGATGGCTGCGAAAGAAGAGTTAGAAATGCAGTGGCTACAATGAAAG GAGTGAAATCAGTGGAGATAAACAGAAAGCAAAGCAAAGTAACAGTGAATGGTTTTGTTGATCCAAACAAAGTGTTGAAAAGGATAAAAGATACTGGGAAAAAAAGAGCTGAATTTTGGCCTTATGTTCCACAACATGTAGTAACCTTTCCTCATCTAACAGGAATCTATGATAAAAGAGCACCAGCTGGATATGTAAAAAATGCACAAACATTTCCAGCCTCTATTGATACAGAAGAGAAACTCATGTCCTATTTTAGTGAAGACAATGTTAATTCATGCTCCATCatgtaa